From one Streptomyces chromofuscus genomic stretch:
- a CDS encoding phosphotransferase enzyme family protein, protein MDEARARDVLDAAGVLPGPARDARLLALGENAVFAAGDLVVKVGRDAELLDRARRELAVALWLADAGVPAVRAAGDTALLVEGHPVTVWHRLADSVRPAEPRDLAELLRVVHALPAPSFPLPARDLLGGVERWLRLAGDAIDPADAAYLRERRDAFAVTAAALTPHLPPGPIHGDALPRNVHVGPDGPVLVDLETFSADLREHDLVVMALSRDRYGLPAEAYDAFTEAYGWDVRSWEGGAVLRGARETASCAWVAQHAPSNPKALAEFERRVASLRDGDETVRWYPF, encoded by the coding sequence ATGGACGAGGCACGGGCGCGGGACGTACTGGACGCGGCGGGGGTACTGCCCGGTCCGGCGCGCGACGCGCGGCTCCTCGCCCTCGGCGAGAACGCGGTGTTCGCCGCCGGTGACCTGGTCGTCAAGGTGGGCCGTGACGCCGAACTGCTCGACCGGGCACGCCGGGAGCTGGCCGTCGCGCTGTGGCTGGCCGACGCCGGTGTCCCCGCGGTCCGGGCGGCCGGGGACACGGCCCTGCTCGTCGAGGGGCACCCGGTGACGGTGTGGCACCGGCTGGCCGATTCCGTACGGCCCGCCGAGCCCCGGGATCTGGCCGAACTGCTACGGGTCGTCCACGCGCTGCCCGCCCCCTCCTTCCCCCTGCCGGCCCGCGATCTGCTGGGCGGTGTCGAACGGTGGCTGCGGCTCGCCGGCGACGCGATCGACCCGGCGGACGCGGCGTATCTGCGCGAGCGGCGCGACGCCTTCGCGGTCACCGCCGCCGCGCTCACCCCGCATCTGCCGCCCGGCCCGATCCACGGGGACGCGCTGCCCCGCAATGTGCACGTCGGCCCCGACGGGCCGGTCCTGGTCGACCTCGAGACGTTCTCCGCCGACCTGCGCGAGCACGACCTGGTGGTGATGGCCCTCTCCCGCGACCGCTACGGGCTTCCGGCCGAGGCCTACGACGCCTTCACCGAGGCCTACGGCTGGGACGTGCGCTCCTGGGAGGGGGGCGCGGTGCTGCGCGGGGCGCGCGAGACGGCCAGCTGCGCCTGGGTGGCCCAGCACGCGCCGAGCAACCCCAAGGCACTGGCCGAGTTCGAGCGGCGGGTGGCGTCCCTGCGGGACGGGGACGAGACGGTGCGGTGGTATCCGTTCTGA
- the mgt gene encoding macrolide-inactivating glycosyltransferase yields MTHIAMFSIAAHGHVNPSLEVIRELVARGHRVTYAIPPAFADKVAETGAEVKLWNSTLPSPDDDPEAWGTTLLDNVEPFLNDAIQALPQLIAAYEGDEPDLVLHDISSYPARVLAHRWGVPAVSLSPNLVAWDGYEEEVAEPMWQEPRKTERGRAYYARFQAWLEENGIHQHPDPFAGRPARSLVLIPRALQPNADRVDETVHTFVGACQGDRAAEGDWQRPADAEKVVLVSLGSAFTKQPGFYRQCVEAFAGLPGWHLVLQIGKHVDPAELGRVPDTVEVRSWVPQLAVLKQADLFVTHAGAGGSQEGLATATPMIAVPQAADQFGNADMLQGLGVARHVPAEEATAGTLREAALALVDDPEVGRRLAELRAEMAKEGGTRRAADLIEAELAAARA; encoded by the coding sequence ATGACCCACATCGCCATGTTCTCCATCGCCGCCCACGGGCACGTGAACCCGAGTCTCGAGGTGATCCGCGAACTCGTCGCGCGCGGGCACCGGGTGACGTACGCGATCCCCCCGGCGTTCGCGGACAAGGTCGCCGAGACCGGTGCCGAGGTGAAGCTCTGGAACTCGACGCTGCCCTCGCCCGACGACGATCCGGAGGCGTGGGGCACCACCCTGCTGGACAATGTCGAGCCCTTCCTGAACGACGCGATCCAGGCCCTGCCGCAGCTGATCGCGGCGTACGAGGGCGACGAACCGGACCTCGTGCTGCACGACATCAGCTCCTACCCGGCCCGCGTGCTGGCCCACCGCTGGGGCGTGCCGGCCGTCTCCCTCTCGCCGAACCTCGTCGCCTGGGACGGCTACGAGGAGGAGGTCGCCGAGCCGATGTGGCAGGAGCCGAGGAAGACCGAGCGCGGCCGGGCCTACTACGCGCGGTTCCAGGCCTGGCTGGAGGAGAACGGGATCCACCAGCATCCCGACCCGTTCGCCGGCCGCCCGGCCCGCTCCCTCGTGCTGATTCCCAGGGCGCTCCAGCCGAACGCGGACCGGGTCGACGAGACCGTGCACACCTTCGTCGGCGCCTGCCAGGGCGACCGGGCCGCGGAGGGCGACTGGCAGCGGCCCGCCGACGCCGAGAAGGTCGTCCTCGTCTCGCTCGGCTCGGCCTTCACCAAGCAGCCGGGGTTCTACAGACAGTGCGTGGAGGCGTTCGCCGGGCTGCCGGGCTGGCACCTGGTCCTCCAGATCGGCAAGCACGTCGACCCCGCCGAACTGGGCCGGGTGCCGGACACCGTGGAGGTGCGGTCCTGGGTGCCGCAGCTCGCCGTCCTGAAGCAGGCCGACCTGTTCGTCACGCACGCGGGCGCGGGCGGCAGCCAGGAGGGCCTGGCCACGGCCACCCCGATGATCGCCGTACCGCAGGCGGCCGACCAGTTCGGCAACGCGGACATGCTCCAGGGCCTCGGTGTCGCACGCCATGTCCCGGCCGAGGAGGCCACCGCCGGCACGCTCCGCGAGGCGGCCCTCGCGCTCGTCGACGACCCCGAGGTGGGCCGCCGGCTGGCAGAGCTCCGGGCGGAGATGGCGAAGGAGGGCGGTACGCGGCGAGCGGCCGACCTGATCGAGGCGGAACTCGCCGCGGCACGCGCGTGA
- a CDS encoding MMPL family transporter: MGNGDIRVRGLAARAGGWSARHRWAAVGIWVLFVALAMGLGSAAGRVDVKDSDQLKGETHTAAKIIEDAGIEEPAGETVLIQSRDGGPRATDPAFRAAVAEVVRAVDATGEVTNVTTPYDTKTISRDGRSALVQFDMRGQWDTAGERVEPVLKAVEKVQREHETLRIEEIGGASMMKTFDDAFGDDFRKAEYSAVPVALGILLIAFGAVVAALLPVALALTAIMATMGLMGVVSHVMPMSDTANSVMLLVGLAVGVDYCLFYLRREREEREAGRDAQTALRVAAATSGRAIVVSGVTVCVAMAGMLFTGIAEFEAMGLASLMVVAVAMVGSVTVLPALLSLLGERVEKGRIPFLRRRKRDGNGESRFWTAVLKSVLARPVVSVVVAAGALLAIAAPAVGMKTQNLTLDQEFGDSLPIVQTYNRVNEAFPGGSEPAEVVVRADDINAPEVQAALADFRERAVSSGASRGPVDIRLDDAKNVAFVYVPLVGGSDLDEAGASLDKLRDEVRPATLGKVDGVEAPITGQVAGSKDFNDQLVGSVAPVFAFVVVFAFLLMLLSFRSLTVAITSIVLNLLSVGAAYGILVAVFQHGWGASLVGAEGVGAIVSWLPLFLFVILFGLSMDYHVFVVSRIREARLRGRTTKDAITHGVVTTAGVVTSAAVIMVAVFAIFGTLSMQSMKQMGVGLAAAVLIDATVIRGVLLPAVMALLGERNWYLPKWLNRLPDLTHDEAADAVTGTSRTPVVEEGERVRV, translated from the coding sequence ATGGGGAACGGAGACATACGCGTGCGGGGACTCGCCGCCCGGGCCGGCGGCTGGAGCGCCCGGCACCGATGGGCGGCCGTGGGGATCTGGGTGCTGTTCGTCGCCCTGGCGATGGGGCTCGGTTCGGCGGCGGGCCGGGTCGACGTCAAGGACAGCGACCAGCTCAAGGGGGAGACACACACCGCCGCGAAGATCATCGAGGACGCCGGCATCGAGGAACCGGCCGGCGAGACGGTCCTGATCCAGTCGAGGGACGGCGGCCCGAGGGCCACCGACCCCGCGTTCCGGGCCGCCGTCGCCGAGGTCGTCCGGGCGGTCGACGCGACCGGTGAGGTCACGAACGTCACCACGCCGTACGACACCAAGACGATCTCCCGCGACGGGCGCAGCGCGCTGGTGCAGTTCGACATGCGCGGGCAGTGGGACACGGCCGGCGAGCGGGTCGAGCCCGTGCTGAAGGCCGTCGAGAAGGTCCAGCGGGAGCACGAGACGCTGCGGATCGAGGAGATCGGCGGCGCCAGCATGATGAAGACGTTCGACGACGCCTTCGGCGACGACTTCCGCAAGGCCGAGTACTCGGCCGTGCCGGTCGCGCTCGGCATTCTGCTCATCGCGTTCGGGGCGGTGGTGGCGGCGCTGCTGCCGGTGGCGCTGGCGCTCACCGCGATCATGGCGACGATGGGCCTGATGGGTGTCGTCAGCCATGTGATGCCGATGAGCGACACCGCCAACTCCGTGATGCTGCTGGTCGGTCTGGCCGTCGGCGTCGACTACTGCCTGTTCTATCTGCGCCGTGAGCGCGAGGAGCGCGAGGCCGGCCGGGACGCGCAGACCGCGCTGCGGGTCGCCGCCGCGACCAGTGGCCGCGCGATCGTCGTCTCCGGTGTCACGGTGTGCGTGGCGATGGCGGGCATGCTGTTCACCGGGATCGCCGAGTTCGAGGCGATGGGTCTGGCCTCCCTCATGGTCGTCGCCGTCGCCATGGTCGGTTCGGTGACCGTGTTGCCGGCGTTGCTGTCGCTGCTGGGCGAGCGGGTGGAGAAGGGCCGCATCCCGTTCCTGCGCAGGCGGAAGCGGGACGGCAACGGGGAGAGCCGCTTCTGGACCGCCGTACTGAAAAGCGTCCTCGCCAGGCCCGTCGTCTCCGTCGTCGTGGCGGCCGGCGCGCTGCTGGCGATCGCCGCTCCCGCGGTGGGCATGAAGACGCAGAACCTCACGCTGGACCAGGAGTTCGGCGACTCGCTGCCCATCGTGCAGACGTACAACCGGGTCAACGAGGCCTTCCCCGGCGGTTCCGAGCCGGCCGAGGTGGTCGTCAGGGCCGACGACATCAACGCGCCCGAGGTGCAGGCGGCGCTCGCCGACTTCCGTGAGCGGGCGGTCAGTTCGGGCGCCTCGCGCGGCCCGGTCGACATCAGGCTGGACGACGCGAAGAACGTCGCGTTCGTCTACGTCCCGCTGGTCGGCGGCTCCGACCTGGACGAGGCGGGCGCCAGCCTGGACAAACTCCGCGACGAGGTACGGCCGGCGACGCTCGGGAAGGTCGACGGGGTCGAGGCGCCGATCACCGGGCAGGTCGCCGGGTCGAAGGACTTCAACGACCAGCTCGTCGGTTCGGTCGCCCCGGTCTTCGCGTTCGTCGTGGTGTTCGCCTTCCTGCTGATGCTGCTGTCGTTCCGCTCGCTGACCGTCGCGATCACCTCGATCGTGCTGAACCTGCTGTCGGTGGGCGCGGCCTACGGCATCCTGGTCGCCGTGTTCCAGCACGGCTGGGGCGCGTCGCTGGTGGGCGCGGAGGGCGTCGGCGCCATCGTCAGCTGGCTGCCGCTGTTCCTGTTCGTGATCCTGTTCGGCCTGTCGATGGACTACCACGTGTTCGTGGTCTCGCGGATCCGTGAGGCGCGGCTGCGCGGCCGTACGACGAAGGACGCCATCACGCACGGCGTGGTCACCACGGCGGGGGTCGTGACCAGCGCCGCGGTCATCATGGTCGCCGTGTTCGCGATCTTCGGCACGCTGTCCATGCAGTCCATGAAGCAGATGGGCGTCGGCCTGGCGGCGGCGGTGCTCATCGACGCCACGGTCATCCGGGGGGTGCTGCTGCCGGCGGTGATGGCGCTGCTCGGGGAGCGCAACTGGTACCTGCCGAAGTGGCTGAACCGGCTGCCGGACCTGACGCACGACGAGGCCGCCGACGCGGTGACGGGGACGTCGCGGACGCCCGTGGTGGAGGAAGGCGAGCGGGTGCGGGTCTGA
- a CDS encoding DUF1697 domain-containing protein — MTTYAALLRGINVGGSKKVPMADLRALMEGLGHTSVRTYLQSGQAVFTSGHGDEESLAAGLTQAIGQRFGFDVDVIVRDHAYLKAVADDCPFPAAELEAKQLHATYFSAPVEAERFAEVDRTAFLPEEFRLGDRVLYLYAPDGLGRSKLAEYLARPRLTKGLIATTRNWNTVVKLADLTGPTPA; from the coding sequence ATGACGACGTACGCGGCGCTGCTGCGCGGAATCAACGTGGGCGGCAGCAAGAAGGTTCCGATGGCCGACCTGCGCGCCCTCATGGAAGGCCTCGGACACACCTCCGTGCGCACCTACCTGCAGAGCGGTCAGGCCGTGTTCACGAGCGGGCACGGCGACGAGGAGTCGCTGGCCGCCGGGCTCACGCAGGCGATCGGGCAACGGTTCGGCTTCGACGTGGACGTCATCGTGCGCGACCACGCCTACCTGAAGGCGGTCGCCGACGACTGCCCGTTCCCGGCCGCCGAACTGGAGGCCAAGCAGCTCCACGCCACGTACTTCTCCGCGCCGGTCGAGGCGGAGCGGTTCGCCGAGGTCGACCGAACGGCCTTTCTGCCCGAGGAGTTCCGGCTCGGCGACCGCGTCCTGTACCTGTACGCACCCGACGGCCTGGGCCGCTCCAAGCTCGCCGAGTACCTGGCCCGGCCGCGGCTGACCAAGGGCCTGATCGCCACCACCAGGAACTGGAACACCGTCGTCAAACTCGCGGACCTCACCGGGCCGACGCCGGCGTGA
- a CDS encoding sirohydrochlorin chelatase, whose amino-acid sequence MRHEPVLVVIAHGSRDPRHAATVHALVRRVRSLRPGLRVDTGFLDFNVPSVQGVLESLAAEGVRDVVALPLLLTRAFHAKADIPAVLRQAPRRLRIRQAEVLGPSPLLLDALERRLFEAGLTPADKSSTGVVLASAGSSDPEAIAVIAEIAREWRHTGWCAVRPAFASASLPRTEDAVRELRALGCARVAVAPYVLAPGFLPDRIARGAADADVLADVLGPAPEVARVLLERYDGARVPALTALGA is encoded by the coding sequence ATGCGCCACGAACCGGTCCTCGTCGTCATCGCCCATGGCAGCCGCGACCCGCGGCACGCCGCGACCGTGCACGCCCTGGTGCGGCGGGTCCGGTCGCTGCGGCCCGGCCTGCGGGTCGACACCGGATTCCTGGACTTCAACGTCCCCTCCGTGCAGGGCGTGCTGGAGTCCCTGGCGGCGGAGGGCGTGAGGGACGTCGTAGCGCTTCCGCTGCTGCTGACCCGCGCGTTCCACGCGAAGGCCGACATCCCGGCGGTGCTGCGTCAGGCGCCGCGGCGGCTGCGGATCCGTCAGGCGGAGGTGCTCGGCCCCTCGCCGCTGCTGCTGGACGCGCTGGAAAGGCGGCTGTTCGAGGCGGGGCTGACGCCCGCCGACAAGTCCTCGACCGGGGTCGTGCTGGCCTCGGCGGGGTCCAGCGACCCGGAGGCGATCGCAGTGATCGCAGAAATCGCGCGGGAGTGGCGGCACACCGGTTGGTGCGCCGTGCGGCCTGCGTTCGCCTCCGCGTCCCTGCCCCGCACCGAGGACGCGGTCCGTGAACTGCGCGCCCTCGGCTGCGCGCGCGTCGCCGTCGCCCCGTACGTCCTGGCCCCCGGCTTCCTGCCGGACCGCATCGCGCGGGGCGCGGCCGACGCGGACGTCCTGGCCGACGTGCTGGGTCCGGCGCCGGAGGTGGCCCGGGTGCTGCTGGAGCGGTACGACGGGGCGCGGGTGCCGGCGCTGACGGCTCTGGGGGCCTGA
- a CDS encoding ABC transporter permease: MASTDTPAVKDVNSVTEGKDGKDGKDSKDGNDLAGLEAGLDALDTVHTGRTPLRTTFTQKIVPPLTAVVLVLAVWQALITFGVVDDPGKLPSPADVWGEVRTAWLQGTLLDYIWTSVSRGLLGFLMALALGTPLGLLVARVRFVRAAIGPILSGLQSLPSVAWVPPAVIWLGLNNQMMYAVILLGAVPSIANGLVSGVDQVPPLFLRAGRTLGATGLKGSWHIVMPAALPGYLAGLKQGWAFSWRSLMAAEIIASSPDLGVGLGQLLENGRNTSSMSMVFLAILLILVVGIAIDLLIFSPLERRVLRSRGLLVKS, translated from the coding sequence ATGGCCAGCACTGACACGCCCGCCGTCAAGGACGTCAACAGCGTCACGGAAGGCAAGGACGGCAAGGACGGCAAGGACAGCAAGGACGGCAACGATCTGGCCGGGCTCGAAGCGGGCCTGGACGCCCTGGACACGGTGCACACCGGCCGTACGCCGCTGCGCACCACGTTCACGCAGAAGATCGTGCCGCCGCTCACCGCCGTCGTGCTGGTGCTGGCGGTGTGGCAGGCGCTGATCACCTTCGGCGTCGTCGACGACCCGGGCAAGCTGCCCTCCCCCGCCGACGTGTGGGGCGAGGTCCGCACGGCCTGGCTGCAGGGCACGTTGCTCGACTACATCTGGACCAGCGTCTCGCGCGGCCTGCTGGGCTTTCTGATGGCGCTGGCCCTCGGCACCCCGCTGGGGCTGCTGGTGGCCCGGGTCCGGTTCGTGCGGGCCGCGATCGGGCCGATCCTGTCCGGCCTGCAGTCACTGCCGTCGGTGGCCTGGGTGCCGCCCGCCGTCATCTGGCTGGGGCTGAACAACCAGATGATGTACGCGGTGATCCTGCTCGGCGCCGTCCCCTCCATCGCCAACGGCCTGGTCTCGGGCGTGGACCAGGTGCCGCCGCTGTTCCTGCGGGCGGGCCGCACGCTGGGCGCGACCGGCCTGAAGGGCAGCTGGCACATCGTGATGCCGGCCGCGCTGCCCGGCTACCTGGCCGGTCTGAAGCAGGGCTGGGCGTTCTCGTGGCGGTCGCTGATGGCCGCCGAGATCATCGCCTCCTCCCCCGACCTGGGCGTGGGGCTCGGCCAGTTGCTGGAGAACGGCCGCAACACCAGCTCCATGTCCATGGTGTTCCTCGCCATCCTGCTCATCCTGGTCGTCGGTATCGCCATCGACCTGCTGATCTTCAGTCCCCTGGAACGGCGGGTGCTGCGCAGCCGCGGCCTGCTGGTGAAGAGCTGA
- a CDS encoding ABC transporter ATP-binding protein has product MATTFAKAADAGTSVEHAARIEHVSKSFAGPAGQQLVLDDISLDVAPGEFVTLLGASGCGKSTLLNLVAGLDKPSSGVITTEGRPALMFQEHALFPWLTAGKNIELALRLRGVPRADRRGRTEELLELVRLQGAYGKRVHELSGGMRQRVAMARALAQDSKLLLMDEPFAALDAITRDVLHDELTRIWNETRLSVLFVTHNVREAARLAQRVVLLSSRPGRIARQWTVDIPQPRRIEDAAVAELSREITEELRGEIRRHGQH; this is encoded by the coding sequence ATGGCCACGACCTTCGCCAAGGCCGCCGACGCCGGTACGTCGGTGGAGCACGCCGCGCGCATCGAGCACGTCTCGAAGTCCTTCGCCGGCCCCGCCGGGCAACAGCTCGTCCTCGACGACATCTCCCTGGATGTCGCGCCCGGCGAGTTCGTCACCCTCCTCGGGGCCTCCGGCTGCGGCAAGTCCACGCTGCTGAACCTGGTGGCGGGGCTCGACAAGCCGTCGTCCGGCGTGATCACGACGGAGGGCCGCCCGGCGCTGATGTTCCAGGAGCACGCCCTCTTCCCGTGGCTGACCGCGGGCAAGAACATCGAGCTCGCCCTGAGGCTGCGCGGTGTGCCCAGGGCCGACCGGCGCGGCCGGACGGAGGAACTGCTGGAGCTGGTCCGGCTCCAGGGCGCGTACGGCAAGCGGGTGCACGAGCTGTCCGGCGGTATGCGCCAGCGCGTCGCGATGGCCCGCGCGCTCGCGCAGGACAGCAAGCTGCTGCTGATGGACGAGCCGTTCGCGGCGCTCGACGCGATCACCCGCGACGTGCTGCACGACGAGCTCACCCGGATCTGGAACGAGACCCGGCTGTCCGTGCTGTTCGTGACGCACAACGTGCGCGAGGCGGCGCGGCTCGCGCAGCGCGTCGTGCTGCTGTCGTCGCGTCCGGGACGGATCGCGCGCCAGTGGACGGTCGACATCCCGCAGCCGCGCCGCATCGAGGACGCCGCTGTCGCGGAACTGTCCCGTGAGATCACCGAAGAACTGCGTGGGGAGATCCGCCGCCATGGCCAGCACTGA
- a CDS encoding aliphatic sulfonate ABC transporter substrate-binding protein: MPATIALRRGLAALAALPLLALASCGYGSQAKDDDTVQVAAGARKTDGLDSVRIGYFGNLTHATALVGRQQGFFQKALGATRAEYATFNAGPSEIEALNSGSVDIGWIGPSPAINGYLKSGGENLRIIGGSASGGVKLVVNPHKIKSLDDVKGKRIATPQLGNTQDVAFLNWIAERGWKVDADSGKGDVSVVRTDNKVTPDAYESGSVDGAWVPEPTASKLVAEGAKVLLDEADLWPDKKFVITNVIVSQSFLKEHPKAVEAVLRASVETNRWINANPGAAKASANKQLQADTGKPLPAEVLDPAWKSIRITDDPLAATLDTQARHAVKAGLLERADLKGIYDLGPLNTILAARGEATVGDAGLGAAS; encoded by the coding sequence GTGCCTGCCACCATCGCCCTGCGCCGCGGCCTCGCGGCGCTGGCCGCGCTCCCGCTCCTGGCGCTCGCCTCCTGCGGCTACGGTTCCCAGGCCAAGGACGACGACACCGTCCAGGTCGCCGCCGGGGCGAGGAAGACCGACGGTCTGGACTCCGTCCGGATCGGTTACTTCGGCAATCTGACGCACGCCACCGCGCTGGTCGGCCGGCAGCAGGGCTTCTTCCAGAAGGCGCTCGGCGCCACGAGGGCCGAGTACGCCACCTTCAACGCCGGGCCCTCCGAGATCGAGGCCCTCAACTCGGGCTCCGTCGACATCGGCTGGATCGGCCCCTCCCCGGCGATCAACGGCTATCTCAAGTCGGGCGGCGAGAACCTGCGGATCATCGGCGGTTCGGCGTCGGGCGGGGTGAAGCTCGTGGTGAACCCCCACAAGATCAAGTCCCTCGATGACGTCAAGGGCAAGCGGATCGCGACGCCGCAGCTCGGGAACACGCAGGACGTGGCGTTCCTGAACTGGATCGCCGAGCGGGGCTGGAAGGTCGACGCCGACAGCGGCAAGGGCGACGTCTCCGTGGTCCGCACCGACAACAAGGTGACCCCGGACGCCTACGAGTCGGGCTCGGTCGACGGTGCCTGGGTGCCCGAGCCGACCGCGTCGAAGCTGGTCGCCGAGGGCGCGAAGGTGCTGCTCGACGAGGCCGACCTGTGGCCGGACAAGAAGTTCGTGATCACGAACGTCATCGTGTCGCAGAGCTTCCTGAAGGAGCACCCGAAGGCCGTCGAGGCCGTGCTGCGGGCGTCGGTCGAGACCAACCGGTGGATCAACGCCAACCCCGGTGCGGCGAAGGCGTCGGCGAACAAGCAGCTCCAGGCGGACACCGGCAAGCCGCTGCCGGCCGAGGTCCTCGACCCGGCGTGGAAGTCGATCCGGATCACCGACGACCCCCTCGCGGCCACCCTCGACACACAGGCCCGGCACGCGGTGAAGGCGGGGCTGCTGGAGCGGGCCGACCTGAAGGGCATCTACGACCTCGGGCCACTCAACACGATCCTCGCCGCCCGGGGCGAGGCCACCGTCGGCGACGCCGGTCTCGGCGCCGCTTCGTAA